The proteins below are encoded in one region of Gadus macrocephalus chromosome 14, ASM3116895v1:
- the tspan4a gene encoding tetraspanin-4a isoform X3: MAEGCMMGLRYGMVFFNLLFWLGGCGLLGVGVWLSVTQGNFATLSSSLPSLSAANLLIATGTIIMVIGCLGCVGAVKESRPLLLAFFLLLLLIFLLEILFIMLFFIHQDQIDYYAQRDLKRGLQLFGTEGNVGLTNAWMIVQTDFRCCGVTNHTDWFEVYNATRVPDSCCLEYSDNCGLDNPGTWWTAPCYERVKDWLNENLVALWIFALCMALTQILGLVFSMTMFCQAVKVETFFA, translated from the exons CTGGGAGGGTGTGGCCTACTcggtgtgggggtgtggctctCCGTGACCCAGGGGAACTTTGCCACCCTGTCATCGTCCCTACCCTCCCTTTCTGCGGCCAATCTGCTGATCGCAACGGGAACCATCATCATGGTGATTGGCTGCCTGGGCTGCGTTGGAGCTGTCAAAGAGAGCCGGCCCCTTCTGCTTGCG TTCTTTCTCTTGctgctcctcatcttcctcctggaGATCCTTTTCATCATGCTTTTCTTCATCCATCAAGACCAG ATCGATTACTACGCCCAGAGGGATCTTAAGAGGGGCCTGCAGCTGTTTGGCACGGAGGGGAACGTTGGCCTGACCAATGCCTGGATGATCGTACAGACTGAt TTCCGCTGCTGTGGGGTGACCAACCACACAGATTGGTTTGAGGTTTACAACGCCACCCGTGTGCCCGACTCCTGCTGCCTGGAATACAGCGACAACTGCGGCCTGGACAACCCAGGGACATGGTGGACGGCG CCATGCTATGAGCGTGTGAAGGACTGGCTGAACGAGAACCTGGTGGCCCTGTGGATATTCGCCCTGTGCATGGCCCTTACTcag ATACTGGGCCTGGTGTTTTCCATGACAATGTTCTGTCAGGCGGTGAAAGTGGAGACCTTCTTTGCCTAG